The genomic DNA ACAAACAAACTTCTAAAGAATTTATCCGTATTTCCTTTGGAACTGATACAACTGTGGAAGATGTTAAGCAGCTCGCTGACAGTCTAATTCATATTGTTAGTGGTAAATAAAGGAGAAAAAAGAAAAAATGAAAGAAAAGAAAATACTTGGTGAAGATAGGCGCATATTTCTCCTTAATTTATTAAAAAACAGGAACGAACCAATTACTGGTGGTGAACTTGCGTCATTAACTAATGTTAGTAGACAAGTAATTGTTGGAGATATTACATTGCTAAAGGCAAGAAATGAACCAATTATCGCAACAAGTCAAGGCTATTTATATTTAAGGCAATCTTCCCCTACAACAACATTTGAACGTGTTATTGCCTGTCATCATACACCAGAAAGAACTGAGGAAGAGTTAAATATTCTCGTCGATCAAGGGGTTAAAGTAAAAGATGTTAAAATCGAGCATCCTGTGTATGGCGACTTAACAGCATCTATTATGGTTTCTAACAGAAATGAAGTAAAGCAGTTTATTAAAAAGGTTGAGACAACAAATGCTGCATTTTTAAGTGAACTCACAGGCGGGTACCATCTTCATACAATTTTAGCATCAGAGAAGCGTATGCTAGTTGAAGCAGAAAATGCATTACGAAAAGCGAATTTTTTAGTTGAATAATCTTATGTTTGTCTTAATGAACAAGATCAAAGCCCATGGGAATCTGACTTCCATGGGCTTTGATCATTTTGAACTAGTAAGAGCTGACAATGTTTATTTGTGTAAGATTGCAATTTACCTTAGTAGGGAAATGAAACAATAATCAACAGTTCACTTTGAGGGCTGGGTTATATCGGCTCCTTTTAGTTTAAATGACGGATAGCTCCCTAGTAATTTTACTTTGCAATCAAGCGCCTCTAATTCAGCAATAACACCTGGAATTAATACATCATCAAGCTTCATTTCAATATCAATGATAAAGAAATAGTTACCAAGACCTGTTTTCATTGGTCTTGATTCAATCTTTGACAAATTTAAATTACGCCATGCAAATGCAGATAAAACTTGGTGAAGCGCACCTGATCGATCATCGGGAAGTGTGATCATTACAGTTGTTTTATAACCGTGAAACTGATCTAGCTGCCCTTGAATTATTTCGTTATTTTTTGACAAAATAACGAAACGGGTATGATTAAAAGCAAAGTCATGAATATCTTCTTTAACAATTTTTAGTCCATATTCTTTTGCAGCTAAATCATTTGCAATTGCTGCAGCATTTAAATGAGGATTGTCCATCACATACTTCGCAGCAGCTGCTGTTGACGTCGAGTTTTCGCATGGCACTCCCTTAAAATGAGTATATAGAAATT from Bacillus aquiflavi includes the following:
- a CDS encoding transcription repressor NadR; this encodes MKEKKILGEDRRIFLLNLLKNRNEPITGGELASLTNVSRQVIVGDITLLKARNEPIIATSQGYLYLRQSSPTTTFERVIACHHTPERTEEELNILVDQGVKVKDVKIEHPVYGDLTASIMVSNRNEVKQFIKKVETTNAAFLSELTGGYHLHTILASEKRMLVEAENALRKANFLVE
- the pheA gene encoding prephenate dehydratase, whose translation is MKIGYLGPKATFTDIAVRALFPGETAIPYLTIPECLDAVVAEKKNIAVVPLENALEGSVNITLDYLIHEVNVPVIGEITVPIRQQFMVHPDNAERWKEVDYIFFHSHAIAQCHKFLYTHFKGVPCENSTSTAAAAKYVMDNPHLNAAAIANDLAAKEYGLKIVKEDIHDFAFNHTRFVILSKNNEIIQGQLDQFHGYKTTVMITLPDDRSGALHQVLSAFAWRNLNLSKIESRPMKTGLGNYFFIIDIEMKLDDVLIPGVIAELEALDCKVKLLGSYPSFKLKGADITQPSK